CATTTCTTGCCGCTCCCTCGTCTTTGAGACAATTCCCAACAAATATGGACTTGGCAAAGGGAGCATTTTGTAAGATAAGATAAATCATCATCGGATTGGGTTTGGATTCTATTGTATCGTTTGTGCCAATAATAGAATCAAAATATTGGTCTATTTTATGCCTTTGCAAAATCGGCTTTAACCCTTGTTGTGGAGCATTGGAAGCAAGGGCTAGAAAGTAATTTCTTTTTTTGCAGGTTTGAAGCATTTCGCGTATCCCCGCAAACAAAACTGCACTTTGCTCATAGTGTTTGCCAAAATAAGATTCAAAAC
This portion of the Helicobacter ganmani genome encodes:
- a CDS encoding HAD family hydrolase — its product is MINVIFDMDGTLIDSENAIYEAINAIRADKNLPALPQETMQHAIHTPNLNCAKIFYGIENFPHKSYKVGFESYFGKHYEQSAVLFAGIREMLQTCKKRNYFLALASNAPQQGLKPILQRHKIDQYFDSIIGTNDTIESKPNPMMIYLILQNAPFAKSIFVGNCLKDEGAARNAKIPYLQAKWGENALKDNEFASAEELLEKLKKYED